From the genome of Glycine max cultivar Williams 82 chromosome 2, Glycine_max_v4.0, whole genome shotgun sequence, one region includes:
- the LOC100792802 gene encoding protein MIZU-KUSSEI 1, whose protein sequence is MKEQQKQQIFQRSTSACTATTRNSRRILPSNLTHFRSFESDDVSDKLLVRRGSSPSVSNLYQQQQQQHHAPKLTQQNKISSLIRSFLNIFTFPTMIPTCKWLTIPSQLSVTPSLGRKVTGTLFGHRRGHISFAVQLHPRAEPVLLLELAMSTSSLVKEMSSSLVRIALECQKVSVTAAVAHNNSGGGRRRLFQEPAWTMYCNGRNCGYAVSRTCGDLDLHVLSTVQSVSVGAGVIPLLEDGKGGGSGNGGSEGELMYMRARFERVVGSRDSEAFYMLNPDGNGGPELSIFLLRI, encoded by the coding sequence ATGAaagaacaacaaaaacaacagatATTTCAAAGAAGCACAAGTGCATGCACCGCCACAACAAGAAACAGCCGAAGAATCCTCCCTTCAAACCTAACCCACTTCCGCTCCTTCGAATCCGATGATGTCTCCGACAAACTCCTCGTGCGGCGAGGATCCTCGCCTTCGGTCTCAAACTTGTACCAACAGCAGCAACAGCAACACCACGCACCAAAGCTAACGCAACAAAACAAGATATCATCACTCATACGCTCGTTCTTGAACATCTTCACGTTCCCAACGATGATCCCAACATGCAAGTGGCTCACTATTCCTTCGCAGCTCTCCGTGACTCCTTCCCTCGGCAGGAAGGTCACCGGAACCCTCTTTGGGCACCGCCGCGGACACATCTCTTTTGCTGTGCAGCTCCACCCCCGCGCCGAGCCCGTCCTCCTCCTGGAGCTAGCAATGTCCACCTCCTCGCTCGTCAAGGAGATGTCCTCTAGCCTCGTGCGCATCGCACTCGAGTGCCAGAAAGTGTCTGTCACCGCTGCTGTTGCACACAACAACAGCGGTGGTGGCAGACGCAGGCTCTTTCAGGAGCCTGCCTGGACCATGTATTGCAACGGGAGGAACTGCGGCTACGCCGTGTCCCGCACGTGTGGGGACCTCGACTTGCACGTGCTGAGCACAGTGCAGAGCGTGTCGGTCGGCGCCGGAGTGATCCCTCTCCTGGAGGATGGAAAAGGGGGTGGCAGTGGCAACGGCGGGTCGGAGGGCGAGTTGATGTACATGAGGGCGAGGTTCGAGCGAGTCGTGGGGAGCCGTGACTCGGAGGCGTTTTACATGTTGAATCCTGATGGTAATGGGGGACCTGAGCTTAGTATTTTTCTATTGAGAATATAA